From a single Lolium rigidum isolate FL_2022 chromosome 7, APGP_CSIRO_Lrig_0.1, whole genome shotgun sequence genomic region:
- the LOC124673577 gene encoding putative glucose-6-phosphate 1-epimerase codes for MAGASSPPPTPKSPKLQPPLLERAKGPSGLDKIVLRDPRGFSAEVRLYGGQVTSWKNDHGDELLFVSSKAIFKSPGAIHGGIPICFPQFGTHGNIEKHGFARNRLWLIDDNPPPLPVNTAIKTFADLILKPSEEDLKIWPHSFEYRLRVALGPKGDLLLTSRIRNTNADGRPFSFTFAYHTYFSVSDISEVRIEGLETLDYFDNLDGKKRFTEQGDAIVFESEVDKIYLDAPPKIAIIDHEKKRTFVLRKDGLPDAVVWNPWDKRSKTIQDFGDEEYKQMLCVEPAAVEKPITLKPGEEWKGRLELSAVPSSYYSGQLDPDKVLHG; via the exons ATGGCCGGCGCGTCCTCGCCGCCCCCGACGCCCAAGTCGCCCAAGCTGCAGCCGCCGCTCCTGGAGCGCGCCAAGGGCCCCTCCGGCCTCGACAAGATCGTGCTCCGCGACCCGCGCGGCTTCTCCGCCGAG GTCCGTCTATATGGTGGGCAAGTAACCTCTTGGAAGAATGACCATGGGGATGAGTTGCTTTTTGTAAGCAGCAAG GCCATTTTCAAGTCTCCAGGAGCAATTCATGGTGGCATACCCATTTGCTTTCCTCAA TTTGGTACACATGGGAATATCGAGAAACATGGATTTGCAAGGAACAGGTTATGGTTAATTGATGATAATCCTCCACCTCTCCCAGTAAATACAGCTATTAAAACTTTTGCCGATCTCATTCTAAAGCCTTCTGAAGAAGATCTCAAGATTTGGCCTCACAG CTTTGAATATCGGTTAAGAGTTGCTCTTGGACCTAAAGGAGATTTGCTTCTCACTTCTCGAATAAGAAACACCAACGCTGATGGAAGACCTTTCTCATTTACATTTGCATATCACACATACTTCTCCGTGTCTGACATAAG CGAAGTGCGTATTGAAGGACTGGAGACATTGGACTACTTTGACAACCTTGACGGGAAGAAGCGATTCACAGAGCAGGGAGATGCTATTGTGTTTGAATCAGAG GTTGACAAAATATATCTGGACGCACCACCAAAAATTGCAATTATTGATCATGAGAAGAAAAGAACATTCGTCCTTAGGAAAGATGGGCTTCCAGATGCTG TTGTATGGAATCCATGGGACAAGAGGTCAAAGACCATTCAAGATTTTGGTGATGAAGAATATAAGCAGATGTTGTGTGTGGAGCCTGCAGCTGTTGAGAAACCCATTACTTTGAAGCCTGGTGAAGAGTGGAAAGGGAGGTTGGAGCTCTCAGCTGTTCCTTCCAGTTACTATAGTGGTCAGTTAGATCCGGACAAGGTTCTTCATGGATGA
- the LOC124676517 gene encoding probable protein-S-isoprenylcysteine O-methyltransferase, translating to MRHLLLPAPRQASTPTAQALTHSASSGLQIPALPMAARAQAWQFAAALVFFHGSEYVLAAAFHGHRNVTATSLLISKQYVLAMSFAMLEHLTEGFLFPELKGYQFVSNIGLLMVLVGEIIRKIAVITAGRAFTHVIRIHYEDQHQLITHGVYRFMRHPGYLGFLMWAVGTQLMLCNPISTVAFALVLWRFFAKRIPYEEFFLRQFFGAQYEEYAQNVHSGLPFIK from the exons ATGCGGCATCTCCTCCTCCCGGCACCTCGCCAAGCATCTACCCCCACTGCCCAAGCCCTCACCCACAGCGCAAGCTCCGGCCTCCAGATCCCCGCTCTGCCCATGGCGGCGCGGGCGCAGGCGTGGCAGTTCGCCGCCGCCCTGGTCTTCTTCCACGGCTCCGagtacgtcctcgccgccgccttccacggCCACCGCAACGTCACCGCCACCT CGCTTCTTATCAGCAAGCAGTATGTTTTGGCAATGAGTTTTGCAATGCTAGAACACCTGACAGAAGGCTTTCTTTTCCCAGAACTAAAGGGTTATCAGTTTGTCAGTAATATTGGCCTTTTAATGGTGCTTGTTGGTGAAATTATTCGTAAAATCGCTGTCATCACAGCTGGACGCGCATTTACACATGTCATAAGGATTCATTATGAAGACCAGCATCAGTTGATAACTCATGGTGTTTATAG ATTTATGCGGCATCCTGGCTATTTAGGCTTTCTTATGTGGGCCGTAGGAACACAGCTTATGCTGTGCAATCCAATATCTACAGTTGCATTTGCATTGGTGTTGTGGCGATTCTTTGCAAAGCGGATACC GTATGAAGAATTTTTCTTGAGGCAGTTCTTTGGCGCACAATACGAAGAATATGCACAGAACGTGCACTCGGGGTTACCATTTATAAAATGA
- the LOC124676340 gene encoding probable E3 ubiquitin-protein ligase RHG1A, with protein MDEHMGRRTVGGLLFTKGGSILLFREDSSRPKPGRPQSNGCKGARHPADKGRPTHRAAAAAADTPATPTPRRSQPLRKPPQGSSNAASSCSETDNGATREATAPVAGRDLLARLKDRVSASRKRSLAREMSSPSSSSGGFSATSSSSGGARSSVTRPSHRAASRVRKGDGGENAVGGGAGRVRRDNSAGSGGGGARRNSDDLVRPEPAALRERPAPGEGYFSGFLARYRSSLQERVSLVDGAEDSSGYWRFDVEGSEELENFFMRSDRHRAMRMDIDGMSYEELLALGDRIGTVNTGLSEDALYKCLKRSLYMATAPETHQDCDRKCSICQEEYSGGEEVGKMACMHFYHIACIQHWLRQKNWCPICKSVAAKTN; from the exons atggatgaacacatgggaagACGCACGGTGGGCGGCCTCCTCTTCACCAAGGGGGGCTCGATCCTGCTCTTCAGAGAAGACAGCTCGCGCCCAAAGCCCGGGCGCCCGCAAAGCAATGGCTGCAAGGGTGCTCGGCATCCGGCCGACAAAGGCCGGCCAACGCACAGggctgcggcagcagcagcagacacACCAGCAACACCGACCCCTCGGAGATCGCAACCTCTGAGGAAACCTCCACAGGGGAGCAGCAATGCAGCGAGCTCCTGTAGCGAAACCGACAACGGCGCCACAAGGGAGGCGACGGCTCCCGTTGCCGGGCGTGACCTGCTGGCACGTCTCAAGGACAGGGTAAGCGCATCGAGGAAGCGGTCGCTGGCCAGGGAGATGAGCAGCCCCTCGTCGTCCTCCGGTGGATTCAGCGCCACCTCTTCGAGCAGTGGCGGTGCCCGGTCGTCCGTAACGAGGCCGTCGCACCGTGCCGCGTCCCGGGTGAGGAAAGGGGATGGAGGCGAAAATGCAGTAGGCGGTGGTGCTGGCCGCGTGCGTAGGGACAATAGTGccggtagtggtggtggtggcgccaggAGGAATTCAGATGATTTGGTGAGGCCTGAGCCGGCGGCCTTGAGGGAACGCCCGGCGCCCGGCGAAGGGTACTTCTCCGGGTTCTTGGCGAGGTACAGAAGCAGTCTCCAGGAAAGAGTGTCTCTGGTAGACGGCGCTGAGGATTCCAGCGGATACTGGCGCTTCGACGTCGAAGGCAGCGAGGAG CTCGAGAACTTCTTCATGCGCAGCGACCGGCACCGGGCGATGAGGATGGACATCGACGGCATGTCTTACGAG GAACTGCTTGCGTTGGGTGACCGAATCGGCACGGTGAATACCGGGCTCTCAGAGGACGCATTGTACAAGTGCCTGAAGCGAAGCCTGTACATGGCCACGGCCCCTGAGACGCATCAAGATTGTGACAGAAAATGCAGCATATGCCAG GAGGAGTACTCGGGTGGCGAGGAGGTGGGCAAGATGGCGTGCATGCACTTCTACCACATCGCCTGCATACAACATTGGCTCCGGCAGAAGAACTGGTGCCCCATCTGCAAATCAGTCGCCGCCAAGACCAACTAG